In Acidobacteriota bacterium, one genomic interval encodes:
- a CDS encoding aspartate aminotransferase family protein gives MTVALDVAPPSRSRTLELPPCSHQPEPYLGPGREKILELRRQHVNPALFTLYSEPVMLVEGCGQYVWDETGRRYLDLFAGICTVACGHSHPKIVAAVQKQMALLAHGSTAFLHPNMPRFAEALLAKLPPSLDRIYFVNSGSEANDLAIQMARLHTGNADVIGIRNAYHGGSAPTGALTGIHTWKSGVQRGGPVHHALNPDPYRNPFSGTPEQIASRSAEDVAELIRYSTPGQVAAFISEPIQGAGGVTMGAPNYLTEVYEIVRAHGGVCIADEVQTGFGRTGDNFWGFERSGVVPEIVTMAKGIGNGLPLAAVATTSEIAAALAQRLHINTFGGNPLVSAAGLAVLEVIEEEGLQQNAQVQGNRLLDGLRALAERHEAIGNVRGQGLMIGVELVADREARTPGTPLAGRVLDELKDLGAIVGKGGLYGNVLRIKPPLVLTDADVEFALAAMDEALTRAAR, from the coding sequence ATGACCGTGGCACTCGACGTCGCGCCCCCTTCCCGATCCCGCACCCTGGAGCTGCCGCCGTGCAGCCACCAGCCGGAGCCCTACCTGGGACCGGGCCGCGAGAAGATCCTGGAACTCCGCCGGCAGCACGTGAACCCGGCCCTGTTCACCCTCTACAGCGAACCCGTGATGCTGGTCGAAGGTTGCGGGCAGTACGTCTGGGACGAGACCGGCCGTCGCTATCTCGATCTCTTCGCGGGCATCTGCACCGTCGCCTGCGGCCATTCCCACCCGAAGATCGTCGCCGCCGTCCAGAAGCAGATGGCGCTGCTGGCGCACGGCTCGACCGCCTTCCTCCACCCGAACATGCCGCGGTTCGCCGAGGCGCTGCTGGCCAAGCTGCCGCCGAGTCTGGACCGGATCTACTTCGTGAACAGCGGCAGCGAAGCGAACGATCTGGCCATCCAGATGGCCCGGCTCCACACCGGCAACGCGGACGTCATCGGCATCCGCAACGCCTACCACGGCGGCAGCGCGCCGACCGGGGCGCTGACCGGCATCCACACGTGGAAGTCCGGCGTGCAGCGTGGCGGGCCGGTGCACCACGCGCTCAACCCCGACCCCTACCGCAACCCGTTCTCCGGTACGCCAGAGCAGATCGCCAGCCGCTCCGCCGAGGACGTGGCCGAACTCATCCGCTACTCCACCCCGGGTCAGGTCGCCGCCTTCATCTCGGAGCCGATCCAGGGCGCCGGCGGCGTGACGATGGGCGCGCCGAACTACCTCACCGAGGTCTACGAGATCGTCCGGGCCCACGGCGGCGTCTGCATCGCCGACGAAGTACAGACCGGCTTCGGCCGGACCGGCGACAACTTCTGGGGCTTCGAGCGCTCCGGCGTCGTCCCCGAAATCGTCACGATGGCCAAGGGCATCGGCAACGGCTTGCCGCTGGCAGCCGTCGCCACCACCTCGGAGATCGCCGCCGCCCTGGCGCAGAGACTCCACATCAACACCTTCGGCGGCAATCCGCTGGTGTCGGCGGCCGGGCTGGCTGTGCTGGAGGTCATCGAGGAGGAGGGCCTGCAGCAGAACGCCCAGGTCCAGGGCAACCGGCTTCTCGACGGTCTCAGGGCCTTGGCGGAGCGTCACGAGGCCATCGGCAATGTCCGTGGCCAGGGACTCATGATCGGCGTCGAACTGGTCGCCGACAGGGAAGCCAGGACGCCGGGCACCCCCCTGGCCGGCCGGGTGCTCGACGAGCTCAAGGACCTCGGCGCCATCGTCGGCAAGGGCGGGCTGTACGGCAACGTGCTGCGGATCAAGCCGCCTCTCGTGCTGACGGACGCCGACGTCGAGTTCGCGCTGGCGGCGATGGACGAGGCGCTGACGCGGGCGGCGCGGTAG
- a CDS encoding acetylornithine deacetylase/succinyl-diaminopimelate desuccinylase family protein translates to MTSVQSGSARMASGLTDRVLAEAAVCGEEAARFAAELIRIPSVNPPGDAYRECAELLGVRLEADGFETEYIQGPGGDPQRPKINVLGRRRGREARPALHLNGHFDVVPPGEGWTVDPFGGEIRDGYLYGRGSADMKAGLAAAVFAAEAVRRAGIGLRGTVEISGTVDEESGGLAGVAHLAASGRVTSRTTDYVIIPEPFSPGRICIGHRGVLWFRITARGHIAHGSMPFLGVSAIEAAAEAALGLQEAIGDLVTELPVVPEGARRPTINMNSITGGQVIEGLDSSAALDGHGQGLPSPCVADTCELVVDRRYLLEEGPDTVRAEVRGVLDAVEARRPGIRFDVEELLSVLPTHTPNDCTLVESLTRAIETTTGTAAELVASPGTYDHKHFQRIGGIGQCVAYGPGELEQAHQPDERCLLSDITRSTQVMALTIVDLLS, encoded by the coding sequence ATGACGTCCGTACAGAGCGGTTCCGCCCGCATGGCGTCGGGCCTCACCGATCGCGTCCTCGCCGAGGCCGCCGTCTGCGGCGAGGAAGCGGCCAGGTTCGCGGCCGAGTTGATCCGCATCCCGAGCGTCAATCCTCCTGGCGACGCCTACCGGGAATGCGCCGAGCTGCTCGGCGTCCGTCTCGAGGCCGACGGCTTCGAGACAGAGTACATCCAGGGGCCCGGAGGCGACCCCCAACGCCCGAAGATCAACGTTCTCGGCCGGCGACGCGGCCGCGAGGCGAGGCCGGCGCTGCACCTGAACGGACACTTTGACGTCGTGCCACCCGGCGAGGGCTGGACCGTCGATCCGTTCGGCGGCGAGATCCGCGACGGCTACCTGTACGGCCGCGGCTCGGCCGACATGAAGGCCGGCCTGGCCGCCGCCGTGTTCGCCGCCGAAGCGGTGCGGCGCGCCGGCATCGGGCTGCGCGGGACGGTAGAGATCAGCGGCACGGTGGACGAGGAGAGCGGCGGGCTGGCGGGCGTAGCCCATCTCGCCGCGAGCGGTCGGGTCACCAGCCGCACGACGGACTACGTGATCATCCCCGAGCCCTTCAGCCCCGGCCGGATCTGCATCGGCCATCGCGGCGTGCTCTGGTTCCGGATCACGGCCCGCGGCCACATCGCCCACGGCTCGATGCCCTTCCTCGGCGTCTCAGCCATCGAGGCGGCCGCCGAGGCGGCGCTCGGGCTCCAGGAGGCGATCGGCGACCTCGTCACCGAACTGCCCGTGGTGCCGGAAGGAGCGCGCCGGCCGACGATCAACATGAACTCGATCACCGGCGGCCAGGTCATCGAGGGCCTCGATTCCTCGGCTGCCCTGGACGGCCACGGCCAGGGCCTGCCGTCGCCCTGCGTCGCCGACACATGCGAACTCGTCGTCGACCGCCGCTACCTGCTAGAGGAGGGACCCGACACCGTGCGCGCCGAGGTTCGGGGCGTGCTGGACGCGGTCGAGGCCCGCCGGCCCGGCATACGGTTCGACGTCGAGGAGCTGCTGAGCGTTCTGCCGACCCATACGCCGAACGACTGCACCCTGGTCGAATCGCTCACCCGCGCCATCGAGACGACGACCGGAACCGCCGCCGAGCTCGTGGCGAGCCCCGGAACGTACGATCACAAGCACTTCCAGCGCATCGGCGGCATCGGCCAGTGCGTCGCCTACGGGCCGGGCGAACTGGAACAGGCCCACCAGCCCGACGAGCGCTGCCTGCTCTCGGACATCACCCGGTCGACGCAGGTGATGGCCCTCACGATCGTCGATCTCTTGAGCTAG
- a CDS encoding histidine phosphatase family protein, with product MSTLLMVRHAESTANLASRYTWHDHEPLTELGHRQAREAGRLLAEQYEPSHLYCSRFRRARQTADEIAAEVGVPVVEVDGIEERCFGELRGKPWEVYRTAVADLDVEEFWHHRAPGGESLVDVASRAAPVVAGLADRHQGRQVIVVSHGGVMAALRAWIAGTWRHRPTPTRNANGFRLDRNGSHWMAPSPLFDT from the coding sequence GTGTCCACGTTGCTGATGGTCCGCCACGCGGAGAGTACAGCGAACCTGGCGAGCCGGTACACCTGGCACGACCACGAGCCGCTCACCGAGCTCGGGCACCGGCAGGCTCGCGAGGCCGGCCGGTTGCTGGCGGAGCAGTACGAGCCGTCTCACCTGTACTGCAGCCGCTTTCGCCGCGCCCGCCAGACCGCCGACGAGATCGCGGCGGAAGTCGGCGTTCCGGTGGTTGAGGTCGACGGTATAGAGGAGCGCTGCTTCGGAGAGCTGCGGGGCAAGCCCTGGGAGGTCTACCGGACGGCCGTGGCCGATCTCGACGTCGAGGAGTTCTGGCACCACCGGGCGCCGGGCGGGGAGTCGCTCGTCGACGTCGCCTCGCGCGCGGCGCCGGTGGTGGCCGGACTGGCCGACCGTCACCAGGGGCGGCAGGTCATCGTCGTCTCTCACGGCGGCGTGATGGCCGCCCTGCGCGCGTGGATCGCCGGCACCTGGCGGCACCGGCCGACGCCCACGCGCAACGCCAACGGTTTTCGGCTCGATCGCAACGGCTCGCACTGGATGGCGCCGAGCCCACTGTTCGACACCTGA
- a CDS encoding SDR family NAD(P)-dependent oxidoreductase: MASPNPFRLDGRAVAVIGAGSGIGEAAAEACARQGARVACFDVNLIAARATADRIAAAGGRADAAELDILDPEAMGSALASLDDLRGVVATPGVNVRKRLLDYQPDEFDRVVTLNLRGAMCVLQVAGRLFTDAGGGSIVLLSSIRSQVTEPGQGVYAATKAGIVQLARTAAAEFGRKGVRVNALAPGVVDTPLTKPIQQNEAWNSAYAGKTALGRWGRSDEIGNAAAFLVSDASSYMTGAVLFVDGGWTAIDGRFDPPA, from the coding sequence ATGGCTTCACCGAACCCGTTCCGTCTCGACGGCCGCGCGGTCGCCGTGATCGGCGCCGGATCCGGCATCGGCGAGGCCGCGGCCGAGGCCTGCGCCCGCCAGGGAGCGCGGGTCGCCTGCTTCGACGTGAACCTGATCGCCGCCCGGGCGACCGCCGACCGGATCGCTGCCGCCGGCGGTCGGGCCGATGCGGCCGAACTCGACATTCTCGATCCGGAGGCGATGGGATCGGCGCTCGCCTCGCTGGACGATCTGCGTGGTGTGGTGGCGACACCCGGCGTCAACGTGCGCAAACGCTTGCTCGACTACCAGCCGGACGAGTTCGACCGGGTCGTGACGCTGAACCTTCGGGGCGCGATGTGCGTGCTCCAGGTCGCGGGACGCCTGTTCACGGACGCCGGCGGCGGCAGCATCGTGCTGCTGTCTTCGATCCGGTCCCAGGTGACGGAACCCGGGCAGGGCGTCTACGCGGCGACCAAGGCCGGCATCGTCCAGCTCGCGCGCACCGCCGCCGCCGAGTTCGGCCGCAAAGGCGTCCGCGTCAACGCCCTGGCGCCGGGCGTGGTCGACACGCCGCTCACCAAACCGATCCAGCAGAACGAGGCCTGGAACAGCGCCTACGCCGGAAAGACGGCGTTGGGCCGGTGGGGAAGGTCGGACGAGATCGGCAACGCGGCCGCGTTCCTGGTCTCCGACGCGTCGAGTTACATGACCGGCGCCGTGCTCTTCGTCGACGGCGGCTGGACCGCGATCGACGGCCGCTTCGATCCCCCCGCCTGA
- a CDS encoding OB-fold domain-containing protein, which yields MSGIVRYGSYVPFNRIQRSAIGGGRGERAAASYDEDSASMAVEASREALRELPEGAEVDTVAFVSTSAPYSEKLNAATLQAATNLPKSVTALDLGGSTRSGLSALLAGIDMASAGRTVLVAASDVVVGAPSGPRESGGGDAAAAFVLAGNGTEPIARLIGRASCTEEVLDVWQSPGMPFAKQWEERFGASIFTPLLVDTFARALADAGVAASDLSKAVLDGTNARVFRGFMRPAGLDPAQLADGMAGSVGRAGAAHAGLTLASALDGASAGDRIAVACVADGVDVAVFEVTEAIDDGRPKHSVASWVESKRDDLAYTTYLKWRDVLPFEPPRRPDPDRPAAPPMQRAERWKFGFLGSRCNRCGNTNLPPQRVCVVCQASDDSTMEPYADSECRISTYTLDRLAYSLQPPVIGAVVDFDKGGRMLCQLTDVDPDKVAIGDELEMTFRRLYTAGGVHNYFWKARPRR from the coding sequence ATGTCCGGAATCGTCCGCTATGGCAGCTACGTACCCTTCAACCGCATCCAGCGGTCCGCCATCGGCGGCGGCCGCGGCGAGCGCGCTGCCGCCAGCTACGACGAAGACTCCGCCTCGATGGCGGTCGAAGCCTCGCGCGAGGCCTTGCGGGAACTGCCGGAAGGCGCCGAGGTCGACACGGTGGCGTTCGTCTCGACCAGCGCCCCCTACTCGGAGAAGCTGAACGCCGCCACCCTTCAGGCGGCAACGAACCTGCCGAAGTCGGTCACCGCCCTCGACCTGGGCGGCTCGACCCGCTCCGGTCTCTCGGCCCTTCTGGCCGGCATCGACATGGCGTCGGCGGGGCGGACGGTCCTGGTCGCCGCCAGCGACGTGGTCGTCGGCGCGCCGAGCGGTCCGCGCGAGTCGGGCGGCGGCGACGCCGCGGCGGCCTTCGTCCTCGCGGGCAACGGCACGGAGCCGATCGCCCGGCTGATCGGCCGCGCTTCCTGTACGGAGGAGGTGCTCGACGTCTGGCAGAGCCCCGGCATGCCCTTCGCCAAGCAGTGGGAGGAGCGATTCGGCGCCAGCATCTTCACGCCGCTGCTCGTCGACACGTTCGCCCGCGCCCTGGCGGACGCCGGAGTGGCGGCTTCCGATCTCTCCAAGGCCGTGCTGGACGGCACGAACGCCCGCGTCTTCCGCGGGTTCATGCGGCCTGCCGGACTCGATCCGGCGCAGCTTGCGGACGGCATGGCGGGCTCAGTGGGCCGCGCCGGGGCCGCTCACGCCGGCCTGACCCTGGCGAGCGCGCTCGACGGTGCGTCCGCCGGCGACCGGATTGCCGTCGCGTGCGTGGCGGACGGCGTTGACGTGGCCGTGTTCGAGGTCACCGAGGCGATCGACGATGGCCGGCCGAAGCACAGCGTGGCTTCGTGGGTGGAGTCGAAGCGCGACGACCTCGCCTATACGACCTACCTCAAGTGGCGCGACGTGCTGCCGTTCGAGCCGCCGAGACGCCCCGATCCCGACCGGCCCGCGGCGCCGCCGATGCAGCGCGCCGAGCGCTGGAAGTTCGGCTTCCTGGGGTCGCGCTGTAACCGCTGCGGCAACACGAACCTGCCGCCGCAGCGCGTGTGCGTCGTCTGCCAGGCCTCCGACGATTCCACGATGGAGCCCTACGCGGACAGCGAGTGCCGGATCAGCACCTACACCCTGGACCGGCTCGCCTACTCGCTGCAGCCGCCCGTGATCGGCGCGGTCGTCGATTTCGACAAGGGCGGCAGGATGCTCTGTCAGCTCACCGACGTCGACCCGGACAAGGTGGCGATCGGCGATGAGTTGGAAATGACGTTCCGCCGCCTGTACACTGCGGGAGGCGTTCACAACTACTTCTGGAAGGCGCGCCCGAGGCGCTGA
- a CDS encoding thioredoxin, producing the protein MTEAPSTSAPPPGFDQGLVAVVKKDCPTCQLVEPVLAEVRRHRPVLVVTQDDPAFPIDGDPVHDEDLTLSHRLGIEIVPTLLTREDGATSATAIGWNREQWEDVTGIGDLGVDLPPSRPGCGALNVEPPHVERLAALFADGGARRVELGDQEDEVEACFARGWTDGLPVVPPTPERVERMLAGTRRDRSEVLGLVAPDYGECTVEKVAVNAVMAGCRPEYLPVVLAAVEAALTEEFNWHGLAATTYFAGPIVVVNGPVTSALGMNWKMNVLGQGNRANTTIGRALQLVLRNVGGARPGEVDRATLGNPGKLSFCFPEREADSPWTSLAVERGVAEGESAVTLFAGEGPRGVVDQLSREPESLARSLASALLAVAHHKLVVGFDAMLVVGFEHGNVFRRAGWDKARLRQELDTVLVRSGADLVRGAGGIAEGLPEKMAGAQVPKFRPGGLLLVHAGGNAGLFSAVVGGWVSGPVGSQPVTRVVGD; encoded by the coding sequence ATGACCGAGGCACCCTCGACCTCCGCTCCGCCGCCGGGCTTCGACCAGGGTCTGGTCGCCGTGGTCAAGAAGGACTGCCCGACGTGCCAGCTGGTGGAACCGGTCCTGGCGGAGGTTCGTCGTCACCGACCGGTCCTCGTCGTGACCCAGGACGATCCGGCGTTCCCCATCGATGGCGATCCCGTCCATGACGAGGACCTGACCCTGTCGCACCGACTGGGGATCGAGATCGTGCCGACGCTCCTCACGCGGGAGGATGGCGCCACGTCGGCCACCGCGATCGGCTGGAACCGAGAGCAATGGGAGGACGTGACCGGCATCGGCGACCTCGGTGTCGATCTGCCGCCGAGCCGTCCGGGTTGCGGCGCCCTGAACGTCGAACCGCCGCATGTCGAGCGGCTCGCCGCCCTCTTCGCCGATGGCGGGGCACGCCGGGTCGAGCTCGGCGACCAGGAGGACGAGGTCGAGGCCTGCTTCGCCCGCGGCTGGACGGACGGCCTGCCGGTCGTGCCGCCGACGCCCGAGCGGGTCGAACGCATGCTCGCGGGCACTCGCCGGGACCGCTCCGAGGTGCTCGGGCTGGTGGCGCCGGACTATGGCGAGTGCACGGTCGAGAAGGTCGCGGTCAACGCCGTGATGGCCGGCTGCCGGCCGGAGTACCTGCCGGTTGTTCTGGCCGCGGTCGAGGCGGCTCTGACCGAGGAGTTCAACTGGCACGGCCTGGCTGCCACGACCTACTTCGCCGGCCCGATCGTCGTCGTCAATGGTCCGGTCACGAGCGCCCTCGGCATGAACTGGAAGATGAACGTCCTGGGACAGGGCAACCGGGCGAACACCACGATTGGCCGCGCCCTGCAGCTCGTGCTGCGCAACGTCGGCGGCGCCCGTCCGGGCGAGGTCGACCGGGCGACGCTCGGCAACCCCGGCAAGCTCAGCTTCTGCTTCCCCGAGCGCGAGGCCGACTCACCGTGGACGTCGCTGGCCGTGGAGCGGGGAGTCGCCGAGGGCGAGTCCGCCGTTACGCTGTTCGCCGGCGAAGGGCCGCGAGGCGTCGTGGACCAGCTCTCCCGCGAGCCGGAATCGCTGGCCCGTTCCCTGGCCTCGGCGCTTCTGGCGGTTGCCCACCACAAGCTCGTCGTCGGCTTCGACGCCATGCTCGTCGTCGGTTTCGAGCACGGCAACGTCTTCCGGCGGGCGGGCTGGGACAAGGCCAGGCTGCGGCAGGAACTCGACACAGTGCTCGTTCGCTCCGGCGCGGACCTCGTGCGGGGCGCGGGCGGCATCGCGGAGGGCCTGCCGGAGAAGATGGCGGGCGCCCAGGTGCCGAAGTTCCGGCCCGGCGGGTTGCTGCTGGTTCATGCCGGCGGCAACGCGGGTCTGTTCTCGGCGGTGGTCGGCGGCTGGGTCAGCGGCCCGGTCGGCAGCCAGCCGGTCACCCGGGTGGTTGGAGACTGA
- a CDS encoding ABC transporter substrate-binding protein: MNNFRTRTLALPGALCLLLAAGCGPEVPTVNFSVVLPMTGPAGIYGEEIANGIQLRQDRLMAGDEELAYNVVIEVIDSEGDPDQAASLLDTAFSTSLAAIGGATSDEALAMVPVADDADRVLVSPSASSPELSGASEYFYRLFPSAEIEASTMATFLRDRVSVQRLALVVEDSAFGTSLADAVETVWGTELAGRVTFTPSSDQNAMVQEALGYEADGIYVAASGAALAEAIQALRLAGFEGRGKRLATSSSLMIEAVLEAAGPAANGVYFTAPVFDLESPDEPIASFVADYREKYTDPAAWTAYQEAVAEDERASTVLQGMDLGDSGLATARAEAEAAADVLAAAEDALNTPGYYAGLGYDSMGVLIAALTELEVINVPSDFLKGMRAIRELQGVTGTIQFRETGDVQKFTRIYEVVDGKPVDFEKYWDGVRQERMRELERLQQQIERMNRNQ, encoded by the coding sequence GTGAACAACTTCCGCACTCGTACCCTTGCGCTGCCCGGAGCGCTGTGCCTGCTGCTCGCGGCGGGCTGCGGCCCCGAGGTTCCGACCGTCAACTTCTCGGTCGTCCTGCCGATGACCGGCCCGGCGGGGATCTACGGCGAGGAGATCGCCAACGGGATCCAGTTGCGTCAGGACCGGCTGATGGCCGGCGACGAGGAACTCGCCTACAACGTCGTCATCGAGGTGATCGACTCCGAGGGCGACCCCGATCAGGCCGCGTCGTTGCTCGATACGGCCTTCTCGACGTCGCTGGCGGCGATCGGCGGCGCCACGAGTGACGAGGCCCTCGCCATGGTGCCCGTAGCCGACGACGCGGATCGGGTGCTCGTCTCGCCTTCGGCGTCGAGCCCCGAACTGAGCGGCGCGTCGGAGTACTTCTACCGCCTCTTCCCGAGCGCGGAGATCGAGGCGTCGACGATGGCGACTTTCCTTCGCGACCGGGTGAGCGTCCAGCGGCTCGCCCTGGTGGTCGAGGATTCGGCCTTCGGTACGTCCCTTGCGGACGCGGTGGAGACGGTATGGGGAACGGAACTGGCGGGCCGGGTGACCTTCACTCCATCCTCCGACCAGAACGCGATGGTGCAGGAGGCCCTGGGGTACGAGGCGGACGGCATCTACGTCGCGGCCTCCGGCGCGGCTCTGGCGGAGGCGATCCAGGCGCTGCGTCTGGCGGGTTTCGAGGGTCGGGGCAAGAGACTGGCCACGAGTTCGTCGCTGATGATCGAGGCGGTCCTCGAAGCCGCCGGTCCGGCGGCGAACGGCGTCTACTTCACGGCGCCGGTGTTCGACCTGGAAAGCCCGGACGAACCGATCGCCTCGTTCGTTGCCGACTACCGCGAGAAGTACACCGATCCGGCCGCCTGGACCGCCTATCAGGAGGCGGTAGCGGAGGACGAGCGCGCGAGTACGGTGCTGCAGGGGATGGACCTCGGCGATTCGGGCCTCGCGACTGCCAGAGCCGAGGCCGAAGCGGCCGCGGATGTGCTGGCTGCGGCGGAGGACGCGTTGAACACGCCGGGCTACTACGCCGGCCTCGGCTACGACTCGATGGGGGTCCTGATCGCCGCCCTGACTGAACTCGAAGTGATCAACGTGCCGAGCGACTTCCTGAAGGGCATGCGTGCGATTCGGGAACTCCAGGGGGTCACCGGCACGATCCAGTTCCGGGAGACCGGCGACGTGCAGAAGTTCACCCGCATCTACGAGGTCGTCGACGGCAAGCCGGTCGACTTCGAGAAGTACTGGGATGGGGTCCGTCAGGAGCGCATGCGGGAACTCGAGAGGCTCCAGCAGCAGATCGAGCGGATGAATCGGAACCAGTAA
- a CDS encoding acetyl-CoA acetyltransferase, with product MASKGICDRVAIVGMGCTKFGEHWNRSASDLLVDAVQEAYGSAGIEPDNVDAYWLGTTGSGISGLTLSEPLKIQYKPVTRLENMCATGSEAMRNAAYAVASGAYDLVMAVGVEKLKDSGFSGLTGSAPPGDGTESGMTAPANFSLLAPAYAEKYGVDLETMRDVLTKIAYKNHYNGARNEKAQFQREVPVEKINSSPKIAGMLGIMDCSGVSDGSAAAVICRAEDAHKYNDNPIFIKALSFVAGPAEGAKRQDYDFTSFPEVVESARDAYDQAGIEDPREQISMAEVHDCFTPTELVLMEDLGFSPRGQAWKDTMDGRFDLDGDQPVNPDGGLKSFGHPIGASGLRMMYEMWLQLRGEAGERQIADPKLGLTHNLGGAPGRCVSFVSVVGL from the coding sequence ATGGCCAGCAAGGGAATCTGTGATCGCGTAGCCATCGTCGGCATGGGCTGCACCAAGTTCGGTGAACACTGGAACCGCAGCGCCAGCGATCTGCTGGTCGATGCCGTGCAGGAGGCCTACGGCTCCGCCGGGATCGAGCCCGACAACGTCGACGCCTACTGGCTCGGCACCACCGGCAGCGGCATCTCGGGCCTGACGCTCTCCGAGCCGCTCAAGATCCAGTACAAGCCGGTCACCCGCCTCGAGAACATGTGCGCCACCGGCAGCGAGGCGATGCGCAACGCCGCCTACGCGGTCGCGTCCGGCGCCTACGACCTGGTCATGGCGGTTGGCGTCGAGAAGCTGAAGGACTCGGGGTTCTCCGGCCTCACGGGCAGCGCCCCTCCGGGCGACGGCACCGAGTCCGGCATGACCGCGCCGGCGAACTTTTCGCTCCTGGCGCCCGCCTACGCCGAGAAGTACGGCGTCGACCTGGAGACGATGCGGGACGTTCTCACCAAGATCGCCTACAAGAACCACTACAACGGCGCCCGCAACGAAAAAGCGCAGTTCCAGCGCGAGGTCCCGGTCGAGAAGATCAACTCCTCGCCCAAGATCGCCGGAATGCTCGGCATCATGGACTGCTCGGGCGTCTCCGACGGCTCCGCGGCGGCGGTCATCTGCCGCGCCGAGGACGCCCACAAGTACAACGACAACCCGATCTTCATCAAGGCGCTGTCGTTCGTGGCCGGTCCGGCCGAGGGCGCGAAGAGGCAGGACTACGACTTCACCTCGTTCCCCGAGGTCGTCGAGAGCGCCCGGGATGCCTACGACCAGGCGGGCATCGAGGATCCGCGCGAGCAGATCAGCATGGCCGAAGTCCACGACTGCTTCACGCCGACCGAGCTGGTCCTGATGGAGGACCTCGGGTTCTCGCCGCGCGGTCAGGCCTGGAAGGACACGATGGACGGTCGCTTCGACCTCGACGGCGACCAGCCGGTCAACCCCGACGGCGGCCTGAAGAGCTTCGGCCACCCGATCGGTGCCTCCGGCCTGCGGATGATGTACGAGATGTGGCTCCAGCTCCGCGGCGAGGCCGGCGAACGTCAGATCGCCGATCCCAAGCTCGGCCTGACCCACAACCTCGGCGGCGCCCCTGGCCGCTGCGTCAGCTTCGTCTCGGTCGTCGGCCTGTAA
- a CDS encoding P1 family peptidase — MRIAALGALALGGWSPGLAEEAAGDPGLTAVDGLRVGQFTYEERPTGCTVVLALEGAVGAVDVRGGAPATRETALLSPHNMIQELHAVVLTGGSAYGLDASGGVMRYLEEQDVGYRVGAGVVPIVVAASLMDLGMGGASKPRPDADCGYRAAAAAGTGPVAQGNVGAGAGATVGKMGGRGSRMKGGLGSASIKMEQGPSAGLVVAALVAVNAVGDVIDPATGQVVAGVRGPNDELLDARKLLRSGLGRDRRASRREAENRENTTIAVVATNATLNQAEATRVAQMAHDGLARSIVPSHTPGDGDTVFAVATGVLEGPADVSRIGALAAEALADAVLNSVRHAESLPGILAVRDLP; from the coding sequence TTGCGGATCGCGGCTCTCGGAGCGCTGGCTCTTGGCGGCTGGAGTCCGGGCTTGGCTGAGGAGGCCGCTGGCGACCCCGGTCTGACGGCGGTCGACGGACTGCGGGTCGGCCAGTTCACTTACGAGGAGCGGCCCACCGGCTGCACCGTCGTGCTCGCGTTGGAAGGCGCGGTCGGCGCGGTCGACGTTCGCGGAGGCGCGCCGGCGACCCGCGAGACGGCTCTCCTGAGTCCCCACAACATGATCCAGGAGCTCCATGCCGTGGTCCTCACCGGTGGCAGCGCCTACGGTCTCGACGCGTCGGGGGGCGTGATGCGCTACCTCGAGGAGCAGGATGTCGGCTACCGGGTCGGGGCCGGAGTAGTGCCGATCGTGGTCGCCGCGTCGCTCATGGATCTCGGCATGGGCGGCGCCAGCAAGCCGCGGCCGGACGCCGACTGCGGCTATCGGGCCGCGGCCGCGGCCGGCACGGGCCCCGTGGCCCAGGGCAACGTGGGCGCCGGCGCAGGCGCCACGGTCGGCAAGATGGGCGGACGCGGATCGCGGATGAAGGGTGGTCTCGGCAGTGCGTCGATCAAGATGGAACAAGGGCCGTCAGCGGGCCTGGTGGTCGCGGCTCTGGTCGCGGTCAACGCGGTCGGCGACGTGATCGACCCGGCCACGGGCCAGGTGGTGGCGGGGGTGCGCGGCCCGAACGACGAACTGCTCGACGCCCGCAAGCTGCTGCGGAGCGGCCTCGGCCGCGACCGGCGCGCCAGCCGGCGGGAAGCGGAGAACCGGGAGAATACGACGATCGCCGTCGTCGCGACGAACGCGACCCTGAACCAGGCCGAGGCCACCCGCGTGGCGCAGATGGCCCACGATGGTCTCGCCCGCTCCATCGTCCCTTCGCACACGCCGGGCGACGGCGATACGGTGTTCGCGGTCGCCACCGGCGTTCTCGAAGGGCCGGCGGACGTCAGTCGCATCGGCGCGCTCGCCGCCGAAGCCCTTGCCGACGCGGTGCTCAACAGCGTGCGGCACGCGGAGTCGCTCCCCGGCATCCTCGCCGTCCGCGACCTGCCCTGA